In Hemiscyllium ocellatum isolate sHemOce1 chromosome 5, sHemOce1.pat.X.cur, whole genome shotgun sequence, the following are encoded in one genomic region:
- the LOC132816257 gene encoding fucolectin-like has translation MPVTDSETKNDSFHNEESLLSEHSGSLFVFTGNVALGGNASQSSTNWGGDANRAIDGNRNAFYGNLSCTHTNTDDEPWWSLDLFTAVPVLCIKITNRQDCCWQRLRNIEIRVGLFPATQNDKNQVCGNIVGLRAGETKVISCGGMLGRFINIHKKEKGILTLCECEVYAHNKIL, from the exons ATGCCGGTTACTGACAgcgagacaaag AATGACAGCTTCCATAATGAGGAAAGTTTGTTGTCAGAGCATTCAGGAAGTCTATTTGTATTTACAGGGAACGTGGCCCTCGGAGGGAATGCATCTCAGTCAAGTACTAACTGGGGAGGAGATGCGAACAGAGCCATCGATGGGAATCGAAATGCCTTCTATGGTAACCTGTCTTGCACTCACACTAACACCGATGATGAACCCTGGTGGAGTCTCGATCTATTCACTGCTGTTCCGGTGTTGTGTATAAAGATCACCAATAGGCAGGATTGCTGCTGGCAACGCTTGAGGAACATTGAGATCCGTGTTGGCCTTTTCCCCGCCACCCAGAACGACAAAAACCAAGT ATGTGGAAACATTGTGGGCCTCAGAGCAGGAGAAACTAAAGTTATTAGCTGTGGTGGAATGCTTGGTCGATTCATCAACATCCACAAGAAAGAAAAAGGCATCCTGACTCTCTGTGAGTGTGAGGTTTATGCACACAATAAGATACTGTAA